AAAAGCTTTATGGAAATGTGCCAAGGCTAGTTTTGAGATAAAATTGAAAGAAGAATTTGAACACTTGGATAAACTTGGGCATAACATTTGTGAATCCCCACTTAGTTATAACAAAGAGTACTGGTGTAGGGCTTATTTTAGTGAAACTGTTAGGTGTGATATTGTTGAAAATAATATGTGTGAGATATTTAACTCTTGGATTGTGGGTCCTAAGCATAATACAATCATTAGTATGCTTGAAGATATTAGACATAAGATAATGAATAGACATGGGGATATGATCAAATTTGCTGAAACTTGGATCAATGACATTTCACCCATGGCAAGATTAGCTttagaagaaaacaaataagTTGGTATAAGATTAAAAGTGATGAGGAATGCTGATACTGACTTTGAAATTGAGGAAGGAGAATATAGGTTCATTGTTGACATGGTTAGGAAAACATGTAGTTGGAAACTATGGCTGTTGAGGGGTATCCCTTGTGCCCATGTAGTTTGTGCATTATTTCATATTGGGGAAGATCGAAAAGATTATGTTGAGCATTGGTATAGAAAAGATACATACTTGAATGCTTACAAGTATTTCATTCAACCAATACCCAATATGAAGATGTGGCCTGAATCAAATAACCCACCAGTCGAGCTATTTGAAGTTAAACCAATGCCTGATAGACCCAAGAGATGTAGGAGAAAGGAAAAAGATGAACCAAGAAAAAAGAAATGGGGAAAAACATCAAAGAAAGGAGCCAAGATGACATGTTCTAACTACCACTAAGTTGGCCACAACAAAAAAAAGGTGCAAATAGGGGTGTGTGCTTTGTTATTTTCATTGATCTACTTACTTGTTAGCCTTTGTCTTCTAACCTTTGTTTTGTTACTTATAGCCTCATGAAAGACCACAAACAACAACGACTGAAGCAATACCAAACAGTTAACCTGCTACTCAACAATCTAGTACAACTACCGAAGCAATGCTAACGAGACAATCTAGTACCCAACATTTCAGTGTTCCTTCTTCTTTGTGTCAAGATACTACAAGAGTTAGAAATAATATTTTTACTGGGAGAGGGAGAGGACTAGAAATAGGAGTTGGCAGAGGAAAGGGAAGGGGAATTGGT
This sequence is a window from Nicotiana sylvestris chromosome 3, ASM39365v2, whole genome shotgun sequence. Protein-coding genes within it:
- the LOC138888669 gene encoding uncharacterized protein, coding for MRNADTDFEIEEGEYRFIVDMVRKTCSWKLWLLRGIPCAHVVCALFHIGEDRKDYVEHWYRKDTYLNAYKYFIQPIPNMKMWPESNNPPVELFEVKPMPDRPKRCRRKEKDEPRKKKWGKTSKKGAKMTCSNYH